A stretch of the Lonchura striata isolate bLonStr1 chromosome 17, bLonStr1.mat, whole genome shotgun sequence genome encodes the following:
- the ACTL10 gene encoding actin-like protein 10 gives MLRPAVVIDSGSRCTRGGFAGQPRPQCELRAAPGRAGPAAGSPPRRAAAPLQHGLVADWDAVRSLWSHLLRCCLGVSPEEHPVLLAESPSCPAAGRAKAAEVLFESLGVPALHVANSGLLSLCAHGRVTGLAVEAGAAVCHVTPVCGGRTLRQGTRRLGLAGDHLSGHLRRLLLQSPAEPAALQALTESALSQLKERCCYVSLDYEAQLRDEGSHRPASFQTPDGRWITLGKERFCCPEPLFRPELLQHSGPGLHQLAGHSLRAVPRHARRPVLGNIVLSGGSSLFPGFPERMCLELNLLFQGAGLHIEVLANPGRGTAAWAGGSMAASLTSFQHTWMTKGDYQEHGAEYVHAKFQ, from the coding sequence aTGCTGCGGCCCGCGGTGGTGATCGACAGCGGCAGCCGCTGCACGCGGGGCGGCTTCGCGGGCCAGCCGCGGCCGCAGTGCGAGCTGAgggcggcgccggggcgggccggccccgccgcggggagcccgccccgccgggccgcggcgCCGCTGCAGCACGGCCTGGTGGCGGACTGGGACGCCGTGAGGAGCCTGTGGAGCCACCTCCTGCGCTGCTGCCTCGGAGTGTCCCCAGAGGAGCACCCGGTGCTCCTGGCCGAGTCCCCGTCGTGCCCCGCCGCGGGCAGGGCGAAGGCGGCCGAGGTGCTGTTCGAGAGCCTCGGGGTGCCCGCCCTGCACGTGGCCAACAGCGGGCTGCTGTCGCTCTGCGCCCACGGCCGGGTCACCGGGCTGGCCGTGGAGGCCGGGGCGGCCGTGTGCCATGTCACGCCCGTCTGCGGGGGCCGGACGCTGCGGCAGGGCACCCGCCGCCTGGGGCTGGCCGGGGACCACCTGTCCGGGCACCTGcggcggctgctgctgcagagccccgCCGAGCCCGCGGCGCTGCAGGCGCTGACCGAGAGCGCGCTCAGCCAGCTCAAGGAGCGATGCTGCTACGTGTCCTTGGACTACGAGGCACAGCTGCGGGACGAGGGCTCCCATCGCCCGGCCAGCTTCCAGACCCCCGACGGGCGCTGGATCACGCTGGGCAAGGAGCGCTTCTGCTGCCCGGAGCCGCTGTTCCGgccggagctgctgcagcacagcggCCCCGGGCTGCACCAGCTGGCCGGGCACAGCCTGCGGGCCGTGCCCCGGCACGCCAGGAGGCCCGTGCTGGGCAACATCGTGCTCTCGGGAGGCTCCTCCTTGTTCCCCGGCTTCCCCGAGAGGATGTGCCTGGAGCTGAACCTCCTCTTCCAAGGAGCGGGCCTCCACATCGAGGTGCTGGCGAACCCCGGCAGGGGCacggcagcctgggctgggggctccatggcagcctcgctcaCCTCCTTCCAGCACACCTGGATGACAAAGGGCGACTACCAGGAGCACGGGGCCGAGTACGTGCACGCGAAATTCCAGTAG